The nucleotide sequence CATCCGCACGTAGTAGTCGACCGAGACTCCGGCCAGCAGAGCCACCTCTTCGCGACGCAGACCTTTGACCCGGCGGTTGCCGCCGTAGGCGGGCAGTCCGGCCCGCTCGGGCGCGATCCGCGCGCGACGCGAGCTCAGGAATTCCTTGATCTCGGTGCGCAGGTCGATCATGGTCACCCCGTCACCGTAAGCCCTGTCCGCGGGCGAAGGGAGGTTCTGCTGGTACCCCCCGGCATCATCACCCCGGTACCGTTGCGGTATTAGGTACCTGATGCGGTCGTGGCGATGCCGCCGTCGACCGGGATGACGGTGCCCGTGAGGTAAGCCGAGGCCCGGCCGGCGAGGAACACGGCGATGCCTGCCATGTCGTCGTCGCGGCCGAGGCGGCGCAGCGGGGCCTTCGCCGCGATCGCGTCGCCGAGGACGTCGAGCGTGGACGCCATCATCTGCGACGGGAACGGTCCCGGGGCCACCGCGTTCACCGTGATGTGCTGGGGGCCCAGTTCTCTGGCCAGCACCCGGGTGAGCTGGTGGAGTCCCGCTTTGCTGCTGGCGTACGAGTAGTTCGGCGCCGCGGCGACGTGGATGGCGGCGATGCTGCCGATGTTGACGATCCGCGCGGGATCATCGGCGGTGCCCGCCCGGCGAAGGGCCGGGAGCAGCGCCTGCACCAGCCAGAACGGCGACTTGAGGTTCAGGTCGATCACGGCGTCCCAGGCCTCGTCCGGGAACGTCTCCAGCGGCTCGCGCCACATCGCTCCCGCGTTGTTGACGAGGATGTCCAGGCGTTCCGAGCCGGCCTCGACAAGATCGGCGAGGCGCCGGCACTCGTCGTGCCTGGACAGGTCGGCGGGGAATGCTTGAACGTCGCCGAATTCGGACAGCAGCTGCTGTGCTTCCGCGCACGCGTCCGGCTTGCGTGAGCTGATGACGACGCGGGCGCCCGCCTGCAGAAGGCCGCGCGCTATCATCATCCCGATTCCCCTGGTGCCGCCGGTGACGAGGGCGTACTTCCCACTCAGGTCGAAAAGGTCTGCGTGCGTGGTGAACTGGCTGTCCGCCATGGGTTTCTGTTCCTTCTGTCGGGAAACATGGGCTGACACGGTCGCGTCTGTTGTCGGCGCTGTGCCCGGCAGCCGGCTCAACCAGGTTGACAGGCGTCCTGAATGTCCGGGAGACCCTGGCGACACCGGTACTGTGAGACCCCCTTTCGCCTGGTGCGCCGGATTTCCGGTAGCCGGGCTGACAGCGCGGTGCCCGTGCCCGATCAGCCGATCCCACGCCCGTCGCCGGATGTTCACCGGATCGGCACGTTCCCGGTCGCCTTCCGGCGACGTGCGGCAGCCAGCATTCCGGTGCCCGTACGAGACGAGGAGGTTCCGTGCCCGCTTCCCTGCTTTCCCGGACCGCGCAGCGGCTCGCCGTGACCGTCACCGCGGTGGCCGCCACGCTCGGTGTCACCACCACGGTCGCCGACGCCACCGTGTACAGCTCCTGCACGCAGTCGCGCTGCTCGGATGCCCGCTCGGCCAACACGACCTGGCAGAGCAAGGGCTACCCCGGCACGCGTGGCTGGTACGACTGGCCCGGCGGCAAGTGCAACTACGCGGGCGGCACCTACCAGAACCGCGAAGGCGAGCTGCCGGCCGGCCACTCGTTCCGCGAGTTCGACGTCTACCCGCGCACGTGCGGCGCGTCCCGCGACGCCTACCGGATCATCGTCGACCTGACCACCGGCGTGGTCTGGTTCTCGCCCAACCACTACACGGACTTCTACAAGATCTGAGGTCGAGGCCGTGCTCCGGCGCCCGCGCTTCGGGCGCCGGTCACCCTCTCCCGGCCGCGTGCCCGGCCAAGCCGGTCGCCATGCTCCGCATGAAGCGGCGGAGGTATCGCCCGAGGAACCAGCGCAGTCCCCAGCGCGCCGAATAGCTGCCGTGCCACCGGATCCGCGTTCCGCCGCCGGGCAGCCCGGTCAGCTCGACCGTCGCCCGGTAGTCGCTCAGCTGCGGGTTTTCGGCGCCTTCGTAGGCGAATCGGCGTTCCGGCTCCAGCGCGGTGATCCGCTCCTTGGTGACCACCTTCCCGGTCCGGAAGGCGCGCACCGCGCCCACGTCGTCCCGGCCGTCGGGGGAGAG is from Amycolatopsis mediterranei and encodes:
- a CDS encoding SDR family oxidoreductase; protein product: MADSQFTTHADLFDLSGKYALVTGGTRGIGMMIARGLLQAGARVVISSRKPDACAEAQQLLSEFGDVQAFPADLSRHDECRRLADLVEAGSERLDILVNNAGAMWREPLETFPDEAWDAVIDLNLKSPFWLVQALLPALRRAGTADDPARIVNIGSIAAIHVAAAPNYSYASSKAGLHQLTRVLARELGPQHITVNAVAPGPFPSQMMASTLDVLGDAIAAKAPLRRLGRDDDMAGIAVFLAGRASAYLTGTVIPVDGGIATTASGT
- a CDS encoding ribonuclease domain-containing protein, with translation MPASLLSRTAQRLAVTVTAVAATLGVTTTVADATVYSSCTQSRCSDARSANTTWQSKGYPGTRGWYDWPGGKCNYAGGTYQNREGELPAGHSFREFDVYPRTCGASRDAYRIIVDLTTGVVWFSPNHYTDFYKI
- a CDS encoding SRPBCC family protein, with the protein product MTQQSYDVTAESAAPPSVVWALLLDPRSWPAWSPIDALETARSAGLSPDGRDDVGAVRAFRTGKVVTKERITALEPERRFAYEGAENPQLSDYRATVELTGLPGGGTRIRWHGSYSARWGLRWFLGRYLRRFMRSMATGLAGHAAGRG